The following are from one region of the Rhodopirellula sp. P2 genome:
- a CDS encoding amidohydrolase — protein MTPPSDPLAVVRAIDAELTHVWMIRTFLKHADEAEEDEDLREVVRDLYDFILAVGPVTDETDPAVYMKMAKKKLRRLRGATELYEAIQPEVSGHTNFAMAAKSLRLAVDRIIALVQPPQ, from the coding sequence ATGACCCCACCCAGTGATCCACTCGCGGTTGTTCGAGCCATCGACGCCGAGCTGACTCACGTTTGGATGATCCGCACGTTTCTCAAGCACGCCGATGAGGCGGAAGAGGACGAGGATCTGAGAGAGGTGGTTCGCGATTTGTACGACTTCATTTTGGCGGTCGGCCCGGTGACGGACGAAACCGACCCGGCTGTCTACATGAAAATGGCCAAGAAAAAGCTCCGTCGCCTGCGCGGTGCCACGGAGCTGTACGAAGCAATCCAGCCTGAGGTCAGCGGGCACACGAACTTTGCGATGGCCGCGAAGTCCCTGCGATTGGCGGTCGATCGGATCATTGCGTTGGTCCAACCCCCGCAATAG
- the carA gene encoding glutamine-hydrolyzing carbamoyl-phosphate synthase small subunit, with protein MSSPAKAAKLALEDGTVYTGTSLGAEGETTGEVVFNTSMTGYQEILTDPSYRGQLVTMTYPEMGNYGINSVDLENRGTSLAGFIIRNESRLHSNYRSEGSLSDYLKSQGVVGLAGIDTRALVRRIRSEGAMRGVLSTTDLDDASLVAKAKASPGLVGRDLVQEVMPTQLEKWTNELDDWTIREIREAAKDKSIDDESRPHVVCMDFGMKWNIPRHLRSRGNRVTIVPGNLPADEILKLNPDGVFLSNGPGDPEPLTYAHKAIGELLGQVPVFGICLGHQLLSVACGAKTFKLKFGHRGANQPVLDLETGKVEITSQNHGFAVDDQGLPDCLEVTHRNLNDDTIAGIRHKDTGAFAVQYHPEAAAGPHDSHYLFSRFQEQLNEKCGVNA; from the coding sequence ATGAGCTCTCCCGCCAAAGCTGCCAAACTCGCTCTTGAAGACGGCACCGTCTACACCGGAACCAGCCTCGGGGCAGAGGGGGAAACGACTGGCGAAGTCGTCTTCAACACCTCGATGACGGGATACCAAGAAATTTTGACCGATCCCAGCTATCGCGGTCAGCTGGTGACGATGACCTATCCCGAAATGGGCAACTACGGAATCAACTCCGTCGACCTCGAAAATCGCGGCACGTCGCTGGCTGGATTCATCATCCGCAACGAGAGTCGCCTGCACAGCAACTACCGCTCGGAGGGTTCCCTCAGTGACTATCTGAAGTCACAGGGTGTCGTTGGGTTGGCTGGCATCGACACGCGAGCCTTGGTGCGTCGCATCCGCAGTGAAGGTGCGATGCGAGGGGTTTTGTCCACGACGGATCTCGACGATGCATCCTTGGTCGCCAAAGCCAAAGCTTCTCCCGGATTGGTCGGGCGTGATTTGGTTCAAGAGGTCATGCCGACTCAATTGGAAAAGTGGACCAACGAACTGGACGACTGGACCATTCGTGAAATTCGGGAAGCTGCCAAAGACAAATCCATCGACGATGAAAGCCGACCACACGTCGTCTGCATGGACTTCGGCATGAAGTGGAACATCCCCCGTCACCTGCGATCGCGCGGCAACCGGGTCACCATCGTTCCGGGAAACCTGCCCGCCGACGAGATCTTGAAGCTGAATCCGGATGGCGTCTTTTTGTCCAACGGACCTGGCGACCCTGAGCCGTTGACCTATGCACACAAGGCGATTGGCGAACTGCTGGGACAAGTGCCCGTGTTTGGGATTTGCCTCGGACATCAGTTGCTGTCGGTGGCTTGTGGCGCCAAAACGTTCAAGCTGAAGTTCGGTCACCGCGGTGCCAACCAGCCCGTCCTCGACTTGGAGACGGGCAAGGTTGAGATCACCAGCCAGAATCATGGCTTCGCAGTCGATGACCAAGGCTTGCCGGATTGCTTGGAGGTCACCCACCGCAACCTGAACGATGACACCATCGCTGGTATTCGCCACAAAGACACCGGTGCCTTTGCAGTGCAGTATCACCCGGAAGCTGCAGCAGGTCCTCACGATAGCCATTACTTGTTCTCGCGTTTCCAAGAACAACTGAACGAGAAGTGCGGGGTGAACGCATGA
- a CDS encoding HAD family hydrolase, which yields MSMPASGTLRVTLLSLHGLIRARDPELGRDADTGGQIKYVLELAEELSRREEIESVELVTRQIFDERVGPDYAQVEEVINPKAKIVRVPFGPKRYLRKEGLWPYLETFIDQMLGHYRRVGLPDLIHGHYADAGYAGGQLARLLHVPYVFTGHSLGRVKRQRLIAASQESKAPKPPRDLDKKFKFTVREEAEEFALETASLVITSTGQEVEEQYAIYDHYQPDRMEVIPPGVDLKQFHPVDESEPLPRIHDLLTPFLKDSEKPMVVAMARPDERKNIEMLVRVFGENPKFREMANLVLVLGSREDLREMPSGQRRVLTNVLHLIDVYNLYGHVAYPKSHRPSDVPELYRLTARRKGIFVNPALTEPFGLTLLEAAASGVPIVATNDGGPSDIIANCQNGLLIDPLSPEEIDHALMRGLTEPEQWKTWSENGIEGSRTHYSWGNHVDRYLRDVTEIIEQSATPALAQSVGRTTRRLPEFDRIIMTDLDNTLTGDDDALADFVDLLNTAGRDIGFGIDTGRSLDEAMALITKLNLPRPDVLSAAVGTELYYGQDLTPDLSWRKQIKHHWQPQLVHEVLDDVPGLFLQPEKDQTEFKISYRIDPEASPAVAQIRKMLRSAGLRVKVVLSLGSFLDIIPLRGGSELSLRHLAYRWGFEPERLLVAGDCGNDEGMLKGGTLGVVVGNYSPELDKLRRLPRIYFAEGHHARGIMEGIEYYDFLNHIRIPNDRIEHEPGKHRTSETAGEESNEQHDEQSAGEMNDDPHQRQSSETATAS from the coding sequence ATGAGTATGCCCGCCAGCGGGACACTTCGCGTCACTTTGCTGAGTTTGCACGGACTGATCCGTGCTCGAGATCCCGAGCTTGGACGAGACGCGGACACGGGAGGACAGATCAAATACGTTCTCGAATTAGCGGAAGAGCTTTCGCGTCGAGAAGAAATTGAATCCGTGGAATTGGTCACGCGGCAAATCTTCGACGAGCGGGTCGGGCCGGACTACGCCCAAGTCGAAGAGGTCATCAATCCAAAAGCGAAAATCGTTCGGGTGCCGTTTGGCCCCAAACGATATCTCCGCAAAGAGGGGCTCTGGCCATATTTGGAGACCTTCATTGATCAGATGTTGGGGCACTACCGGCGAGTTGGTTTGCCCGATTTGATCCACGGGCACTACGCTGACGCGGGTTACGCGGGCGGGCAACTGGCTCGTCTTCTGCATGTCCCCTATGTCTTCACCGGACACTCCCTAGGGCGGGTCAAACGCCAGCGTTTGATTGCGGCATCCCAAGAATCCAAGGCTCCCAAGCCGCCTCGCGATTTGGACAAAAAGTTCAAGTTCACGGTTCGGGAAGAAGCGGAAGAGTTCGCGCTCGAGACCGCTTCGCTGGTGATCACCAGCACTGGTCAAGAAGTCGAGGAACAGTACGCGATTTACGATCACTACCAACCCGATCGGATGGAAGTCATCCCGCCGGGCGTCGATCTCAAGCAGTTCCACCCGGTCGACGAGTCGGAGCCGCTGCCACGGATTCATGACCTGCTCACGCCTTTTTTGAAGGACTCCGAAAAGCCGATGGTGGTCGCCATGGCTCGTCCGGACGAACGCAAAAACATTGAAATGTTGGTTCGAGTGTTTGGCGAGAATCCCAAGTTTCGCGAAATGGCGAACTTGGTCCTCGTGCTTGGTTCACGAGAAGACCTTCGCGAGATGCCCTCTGGCCAGCGTCGAGTTCTCACCAACGTGTTGCATCTGATTGATGTTTACAACTTGTACGGTCACGTTGCGTACCCGAAGTCGCATCGTCCCAGCGATGTGCCGGAGTTGTATCGTCTGACCGCCCGACGCAAGGGGATTTTCGTCAACCCCGCACTGACGGAGCCGTTTGGATTGACGCTTTTGGAAGCCGCTGCCAGTGGGGTTCCGATCGTTGCCACCAATGATGGTGGCCCGAGCGATATCATCGCCAATTGCCAAAACGGGTTGCTCATCGATCCGCTTTCCCCGGAGGAAATCGATCACGCTTTGATGCGAGGTTTGACCGAACCTGAGCAGTGGAAAACGTGGTCCGAAAATGGCATCGAAGGGTCTCGAACGCACTACAGTTGGGGCAACCACGTCGATCGATACTTGCGAGACGTGACCGAGATCATCGAGCAGTCCGCCACTCCCGCGTTGGCACAATCCGTTGGCCGAACGACGCGTCGACTGCCTGAGTTCGACCGCATCATCATGACGGACCTCGACAACACGTTGACAGGTGACGACGACGCGTTGGCTGACTTTGTTGACCTGTTGAACACAGCGGGGCGAGACATCGGGTTTGGGATCGACACCGGGCGGTCTCTCGACGAAGCGATGGCGTTGATCACCAAGCTCAATTTGCCGCGTCCGGATGTTCTGTCGGCCGCCGTGGGAACGGAACTGTATTACGGCCAAGACCTCACGCCCGACCTTTCGTGGCGAAAGCAGATCAAGCACCACTGGCAGCCCCAGTTGGTGCATGAAGTGCTGGACGATGTGCCGGGGTTGTTTCTGCAGCCGGAGAAGGACCAAACCGAATTCAAAATCAGTTATCGGATTGACCCAGAAGCTTCGCCGGCAGTCGCACAAATCCGCAAAATGCTTCGTTCGGCGGGACTTCGTGTGAAAGTCGTGTTGTCGTTGGGATCGTTTTTAGACATCATCCCGCTCCGCGGCGGCAGCGAACTGTCGTTGCGGCACCTCGCTTATCGCTGGGGTTTTGAACCGGAGCGATTGCTGGTCGCGGGTGACTGCGGCAATGACGAAGGCATGCTGAAGGGCGGCACACTGGGCGTCGTCGTGGGGAATTACAGTCCCGAGCTCGACAAGCTGCGTCGATTGCCACGGATTTACTTCGCCGAAGGACATCACGCTCGCGGGATCATGGAAGGGATCGAGTACTACGATTTCCTGAACCACATCCGGATTCCGAACGATCGGATCGAGCACGAGCCTGGGAAGCACCGGACCAGCGAAACGGCGGGCGAGGAATCCAACGAACAACATGACGAACAATCCGCAGGCGAAATGAATGACGACCCTCACCAACGTCAATCTTCCGAAACCGCCACGGCATCCTGA
- the queA gene encoding tRNA preQ1(34) S-adenosylmethionine ribosyltransferase-isomerase QueA, whose protein sequence is MLVARFFPTHFLRSDASFRMPSLDLYDYELPRERIAQEPLLNRVDARLMVIDRASGEIEHHHVRDLPQLLRAEDVMVMNNSRVVPARLFGRRTKTGGRWQGLFLRSDRATGVWELLTKTRGTLQTGETITLDDRDARAGGELIVIGRDDQGHLLVQPVPNDFFAGPAQTIEPGKWLDRYGRIPIPPYIRDGHMVDADVTNYQTVFASSKPEDAASVAAPTAGLHFTKSLLADIAKGQTAMAEVTLHVGIGTFRPIEVDDIDEHRMHEEWGRIESDAVTQINDRRSGGGRCVAIGTTSVRVLESCVADRNKSDGRGVAETWTGATDIFIKPPYRFGVVDALMTNFHQPKSSLLVLVSAFAGHELIRRAYQEAIENEYRFFSYGDAMLIV, encoded by the coding sequence ATGCTGGTCGCTCGATTCTTTCCAACCCATTTCCTCCGCTCGGACGCGTCCTTCCGCATGCCATCCCTGGATCTCTACGACTACGAATTGCCTCGCGAACGCATCGCGCAGGAACCTCTGCTCAACCGCGTCGACGCTCGGCTGATGGTGATCGACCGGGCATCCGGCGAGATCGAACATCACCACGTTCGAGACCTCCCGCAGCTGCTTCGAGCCGAAGACGTGATGGTGATGAACAATTCGCGAGTCGTCCCGGCACGCTTGTTTGGACGCCGAACGAAAACCGGTGGCCGATGGCAGGGGCTGTTCTTGCGGTCGGATCGAGCAACCGGTGTTTGGGAACTGCTGACGAAGACACGCGGAACACTGCAGACCGGCGAAACGATCACCCTGGATGACCGTGATGCTCGAGCCGGTGGAGAACTGATCGTGATCGGCCGCGACGATCAAGGACACCTGCTCGTCCAACCTGTTCCTAACGATTTCTTTGCGGGACCGGCGCAGACAATCGAGCCTGGAAAATGGCTGGACCGCTACGGCCGCATTCCAATCCCACCGTACATTCGAGATGGGCACATGGTGGATGCGGACGTCACCAACTATCAAACCGTTTTCGCCAGCAGCAAACCCGAAGATGCCGCCAGCGTTGCCGCCCCCACCGCGGGACTGCACTTCACCAAGTCGTTGCTGGCGGACATCGCCAAAGGGCAAACGGCGATGGCGGAGGTCACCTTGCATGTCGGCATCGGCACCTTCCGTCCAATCGAAGTCGATGACATCGACGAGCATCGCATGCACGAAGAATGGGGCCGCATCGAAAGCGACGCGGTCACCCAAATCAACGACCGCCGGAGCGGTGGCGGGCGCTGCGTGGCCATCGGAACGACCAGCGTCCGGGTCTTGGAAAGCTGCGTCGCCGATCGAAATAAATCTGACGGGCGCGGGGTCGCGGAAACATGGACCGGAGCAACGGACATCTTCATCAAACCGCCGTATCGCTTCGGCGTCGTGGACGCGTTGATGACCAACTTCCACCAGCCCAAGAGTTCGCTGCTGGTGCTGGTCAGTGCGTTTGCAGGCCACGAACTGATTCGCCGAGCCTATCAAGAGGCGATCGAAAACGAATACCGCTTCTTCAGCTACGGCGACGCGATGCTGATCGTGTGA
- the ychF gene encoding redox-regulated ATPase YchF — MEAGIVGLPNVGKSTLFNALTSSVAAQSANYPFCTIEPNEGIVSVPDSRLNRITNFIKPQKVIPSALKLVDIAGIVKGAAEGEGLGNKFLSHIRQVDAIMQVVRCFEDPDVIHVSGQVNPIADIDTIETELVLADMQTLENALGKAQRTARSGDKEAKLRVAVIEKCNAHLESEQPLRTLELAEAEQAAISSYGLMTAKPILYIANVDENDLKGEHELVDKVREHAAKTGASVACVCAKLESEIAELDEEDRAEMLADVGLEEPSLNVIAREAYRTLGLQSFFTAGETEVRAWPVRIGSTAPQAAGVIHSDFERGFIRAEIYQLPELEEYKTEKDIRQAGKLRVEGKTYVMQDGDICHFLFNV; from the coding sequence ATGGAAGCCGGAATCGTCGGCTTGCCCAATGTCGGCAAAAGCACCCTTTTCAACGCTCTGACGTCCAGCGTCGCGGCTCAAAGTGCCAACTATCCGTTCTGCACGATCGAGCCGAACGAGGGAATCGTCAGTGTTCCCGATTCGCGTTTGAATCGGATCACCAATTTTATCAAACCTCAAAAGGTCATTCCATCGGCGCTGAAGCTGGTCGATATCGCTGGCATCGTCAAAGGTGCGGCTGAAGGCGAAGGTCTGGGCAACAAGTTTCTCAGCCACATTCGCCAGGTCGATGCGATCATGCAGGTCGTGCGCTGCTTTGAAGATCCCGATGTGATTCACGTCAGTGGGCAAGTCAATCCAATCGCGGACATCGACACGATCGAAACCGAACTGGTTTTGGCCGATATGCAAACGCTCGAAAACGCGTTGGGCAAGGCACAGCGGACTGCACGCAGCGGTGACAAAGAAGCCAAGCTTCGCGTGGCCGTGATCGAGAAGTGCAACGCTCACCTGGAAAGCGAGCAACCGCTGCGAACGTTGGAATTGGCGGAGGCCGAACAGGCCGCGATCAGCAGCTATGGGTTGATGACCGCGAAACCGATTCTGTACATCGCCAACGTCGACGAAAACGACCTCAAGGGCGAACACGAGTTGGTGGACAAGGTTCGAGAGCATGCTGCCAAAACGGGAGCATCGGTGGCCTGCGTTTGCGCCAAATTGGAATCCGAGATCGCGGAACTTGACGAAGAAGATCGGGCCGAGATGTTGGCGGATGTGGGCTTGGAAGAGCCATCGCTGAACGTCATCGCACGGGAAGCCTACCGCACGCTGGGGCTGCAAAGTTTCTTCACAGCGGGCGAAACGGAAGTCCGAGCGTGGCCAGTCCGGATCGGATCAACCGCTCCACAAGCGGCGGGCGTGATCCACAGCGATTTCGAGCGCGGGTTCATCCGGGCCGAGATTTACCAGTTGCCCGAGTTGGAAGAATACAAGACCGAGAAAGACATTCGCCAAGCCGGTAAACTCCGTGTGGAAGGCAAAACGTACGTGATGCAAGACGGTGACATCTGTCACTTCTTGTTCAACGTTTGA
- a CDS encoding alpha-amylase family glycosyl hydrolase: protein MNATHTNALMHAVRNGVKDSRAQSALNRLLPRLESFWEVENVSQREADEIQLRIVQHWDDLFGHLVHLYGDQWDFFYHLEQILLTIIRGWRMRPEPLKKDDENRINNPEWYQSEKLVGGALYVDLFSENLGELRKQIPYFQDLGLTYLHLMPLFAVRPGNNDGGYAISNYRSVDPRVGTIDDLRLLAADLREAGILLVLDFVFNHTADDHYWAQQAQSGNEEYQKYYFIFPDRSVPDQYERTLREIFPTVRRGNFTWHDGMQQWVWTTFNSFQWDLNYRNPDVFRAMLSEMLFIANTGVDLLRLDAVAFIWKQMGTNCENLPEAHTLIRAFNSCVRIAAPGLVFKSEAIVHPDDVVRYISHKECQTSYNPTLMALMWESLAARDTKLLRRSLSRRHKLPERTTWVNYLRCHDDIGWTFDDADAAAVGIEAFGHRQFLNAFYTGQFEGSFARGVPFQHNPENGDMRISGTLASLAGLEQAIEADRDDWKELAIRRILLLNAMMLSVGGIPLVYLGEEWGALNDYDFVKDPAKAGDTRWVHRPKMQWKFLDELGDDGSIRGRIYRSIRKLIAIRKMTPAFGGLDMELLILESSHLLGYVRQHEGNRVIVVANFCEHPQQIDSNRLRTAGMGRFFEDLYSGQTITTSHPLELGPYEFMWLHRV from the coding sequence ATGAACGCAACGCACACCAATGCGCTGATGCACGCGGTTCGCAATGGCGTGAAGGATTCGCGGGCGCAAAGTGCGCTGAATCGTTTGCTGCCACGACTGGAATCGTTTTGGGAGGTCGAAAACGTCTCTCAAAGAGAAGCCGACGAAATTCAATTGCGAATCGTTCAGCACTGGGATGACCTGTTTGGTCATCTGGTGCACTTGTACGGCGATCAGTGGGATTTCTTTTATCACCTTGAACAGATCCTGCTCACAATCATTCGGGGCTGGCGGATGCGCCCGGAACCGTTGAAAAAGGACGATGAAAACCGGATCAACAATCCGGAGTGGTACCAGTCGGAGAAGTTGGTTGGCGGAGCGTTGTATGTGGACTTGTTCAGCGAGAACCTTGGTGAATTGCGGAAGCAGATCCCGTACTTCCAAGATCTCGGGCTGACCTATCTGCACCTGATGCCTCTGTTTGCAGTGCGTCCCGGCAACAATGACGGGGGATACGCGATCAGCAATTATCGCAGCGTCGATCCGCGTGTCGGAACAATCGATGATTTGCGTCTGCTGGCCGCAGACCTTCGTGAAGCGGGCATCTTGTTGGTGCTGGACTTTGTGTTCAATCACACCGCCGATGATCACTACTGGGCACAGCAGGCACAGTCCGGAAACGAAGAGTATCAGAAGTACTACTTCATCTTCCCTGATCGCAGCGTGCCGGATCAATATGAGCGGACGCTACGTGAAATCTTTCCCACCGTCCGTCGTGGGAACTTCACCTGGCATGATGGCATGCAGCAGTGGGTGTGGACCACGTTCAATAGCTTTCAGTGGGATTTGAATTATCGAAACCCTGACGTCTTCCGAGCGATGTTGTCGGAGATGTTGTTCATCGCCAACACCGGCGTCGACCTGTTGCGACTCGACGCGGTTGCGTTCATCTGGAAGCAAATGGGAACGAATTGTGAGAATCTTCCCGAAGCCCACACATTGATTCGTGCTTTCAATTCTTGCGTCCGAATCGCAGCCCCGGGATTGGTTTTCAAAAGCGAAGCCATTGTTCACCCCGATGACGTGGTCCGGTACATCAGTCACAAGGAATGCCAGACGTCGTACAACCCAACGCTGATGGCGCTGATGTGGGAGTCGCTCGCAGCTCGCGACACAAAGCTCCTGCGGCGTTCGCTTTCGCGGCGTCACAAGTTGCCCGAGCGGACCACATGGGTGAACTACCTCCGCTGCCATGACGACATTGGTTGGACGTTTGACGATGCGGACGCTGCGGCGGTTGGCATTGAAGCGTTCGGGCATCGCCAGTTCCTGAATGCGTTTTACACCGGCCAATTCGAAGGCTCCTTCGCTCGCGGGGTCCCGTTTCAGCACAATCCTGAAAACGGTGACATGCGGATCAGCGGCACGCTGGCTTCGCTCGCGGGGTTGGAGCAAGCGATTGAAGCGGATCGCGATGATTGGAAGGAACTTGCAATCCGCCGGATCCTGTTGCTCAACGCGATGATGCTCAGTGTCGGCGGAATTCCGCTGGTTTACTTGGGCGAAGAGTGGGGAGCACTGAATGATTACGACTTCGTCAAAGATCCTGCCAAAGCCGGGGACACCCGTTGGGTTCACCGGCCGAAGATGCAGTGGAAGTTCTTGGACGAACTGGGAGACGACGGCTCCATCCGAGGTCGCATTTATCGATCGATTCGCAAGCTGATTGCGATTCGCAAGATGACACCCGCGTTTGGTGGCTTGGACATGGAGTTGTTGATTCTCGAATCGTCTCACCTGCTCGGTTACGTCCGGCAACACGAAGGCAATCGCGTGATTGTGGTCGCGAACTTCTGTGAGCATCCGCAGCAGATCGACAGCAATCGACTTCGGACGGCCGGAATGGGACGCTTCTTCGAAGACCTGTACTCCGGTCAGACCATCACCACATCGCACCCGCTGGAGTTGGGGCCTTACGAGTTCATGTGGCTGCACCGCGTTTGA
- a CDS encoding carbohydrate kinase family protein, whose translation MTDSSIARSQDHPAGVAIIVGEVLWDCFPDRQVLGGAPLNVAWNLAGFGLQPLFVSAVGDDDLGHEILRRMRQWGLSTEAVAVLPGVPTGTVAVTLDHGEPQYEIVRGVAYDQIPMPNDSVLASIKNRIREATRQGLPSLLYHGTLAYRSPANRETIHRLREHFAGDKATQLEVFFDINVRKPHYDVAWLDDLMPGAGLVKLNEDEMSDLAGRQLSSADDRRAAARELLDKYSNLNCLLVTLGADGAECHLSESSQSDSSGDAKPLTVAAPEPDPLIDPVGAGDAFASVVIAGHLRNLPVEPTLNRATQFASQVCGLPGATSDETSFYRIDFTGDPQRVPDD comes from the coding sequence ATCGTCAAGTTCTTGGCGGTGCGCCGCTGAATGTGGCGTGGAATTTGGCTGGCTTCGGACTGCAGCCGTTGTTCGTCAGCGCCGTGGGCGATGACGATCTCGGCCACGAGATTCTTCGACGGATGCGTCAGTGGGGATTGTCCACCGAAGCCGTCGCTGTTCTGCCGGGCGTTCCCACCGGCACCGTCGCTGTGACGCTTGATCATGGCGAGCCACAATACGAAATCGTTCGTGGCGTGGCCTACGACCAGATTCCTATGCCCAACGATTCAGTGTTGGCGTCGATCAAGAATCGGATTCGCGAAGCCACCCGACAAGGTCTCCCGTCGTTGCTGTATCACGGGACATTGGCTTACCGAAGTCCAGCCAATCGAGAAACCATTCATCGCCTCCGGGAACACTTTGCGGGCGACAAAGCCACCCAGCTTGAGGTGTTCTTTGACATCAATGTTCGCAAGCCGCACTACGACGTGGCTTGGTTGGATGACCTGATGCCGGGTGCGGGGTTGGTCAAATTGAACGAAGACGAAATGAGCGACTTGGCCGGTCGTCAATTGTCCAGTGCTGACGATCGACGAGCAGCGGCACGCGAATTGCTTGATAAATACAGCAATCTCAATTGCTTGCTGGTGACGCTCGGCGCGGACGGTGCGGAGTGTCATTTGAGCGAATCCAGCCAATCCGATAGCAGCGGTGATGCGAAACCGCTCACCGTGGCTGCTCCGGAACCAGATCCGCTGATCGATCCGGTCGGTGCCGGAGACGCGTTTGCGTCGGTGGTGATCGCCGGGCATTTGAGAAATCTTCCGGTCGAGCCAACCCTGAACCGTGCGACTCAGTTTGCATCTCAGGTGTGTGGTTTGCCGGGAGCGACGAGCGACGAGACCAGTTTTTACCGGATTGATTTCACCGGGGATCCCCAACGCGTTCCGGATGATTGA
- a CDS encoding porin: MANVWGQDASGLDLSTPDTASVLSELQSQLDAQQARIEELQSRLEIAEAPFGLLAEVDGGGCTPGMIERVALVAEQPSEANCDQSEEAKAFRTLDYYADYDRGFVIRPFDQKKHPFDVKFNGWTQFRHHSFVTQSDSWTDNAGVTRSKADRNALDIERARLAIRGHVIDPRLSYFVQVDGDTDGGHMLDFFDYFWAWQATDRFQIQMGKRKVTASRQWLLGARRTRFADRPMANDFFRPDRTVGLFGIGRFAEHGHYQVMVGNGYRTANLPNSATDNRFTFAATSYVDPAGDFGSQIVDFQNTPAALWRLGHSAVYSPLAAQPSGSSYDEADFVRLSDGTRLTQTGAIAPGVSISEFDVWLYGVDFAWKRRGWSLTSELFLRWITDLQGNGAIANDELFQRGLYVEGGKFLIAKQLDLNLRYSRVDGDYGAANEYAVGMNWYPLSKPSLKVTFDVTQLDGSPLQNTASDILVGDNGTLFRTQFQAEF; encoded by the coding sequence ATGGCGAATGTCTGGGGCCAAGACGCTTCAGGGCTGGACCTTTCGACGCCAGACACTGCCAGCGTGTTGTCGGAACTGCAATCGCAACTGGACGCCCAGCAGGCCAGAATCGAAGAGCTTCAAAGCCGTCTTGAGATCGCGGAAGCTCCCTTCGGTTTGTTGGCGGAAGTCGATGGCGGCGGTTGCACGCCGGGCATGATCGAGCGGGTTGCGTTGGTCGCCGAACAACCTTCGGAGGCGAACTGTGATCAGAGCGAGGAAGCCAAGGCGTTTCGAACGCTTGATTACTACGCCGACTACGATCGCGGTTTCGTCATTCGCCCGTTCGACCAGAAGAAGCATCCGTTCGATGTGAAGTTCAACGGTTGGACTCAATTCCGCCATCATTCATTTGTCACCCAGAGCGATTCCTGGACGGACAACGCCGGGGTCACCCGTTCGAAGGCGGACCGCAACGCATTGGATATCGAACGCGCTCGACTGGCGATTCGTGGCCACGTGATTGACCCAAGGTTGTCGTACTTTGTGCAGGTCGATGGCGACACGGACGGTGGCCACATGCTGGACTTCTTTGATTACTTCTGGGCCTGGCAGGCAACCGACCGTTTTCAAATTCAGATGGGCAAACGGAAGGTGACCGCGAGTCGGCAGTGGCTGCTTGGTGCAAGGCGGACGCGGTTCGCTGATCGCCCGATGGCGAACGACTTCTTTCGTCCCGATCGGACGGTTGGTCTGTTCGGCATCGGGAGATTTGCTGAGCACGGCCATTATCAAGTCATGGTTGGGAACGGGTATCGGACGGCCAATCTGCCAAATTCAGCAACCGACAATCGCTTCACGTTTGCGGCGACCAGCTACGTGGATCCAGCGGGCGATTTTGGATCGCAAATCGTTGACTTTCAAAACACCCCTGCGGCACTTTGGCGACTTGGGCACTCAGCGGTCTATTCGCCGCTGGCCGCCCAGCCGTCAGGAAGTTCCTACGACGAAGCCGATTTTGTTCGGCTTTCCGACGGCACTCGGTTGACCCAGACGGGGGCGATCGCGCCGGGCGTGTCCATTTCGGAGTTCGACGTTTGGTTGTACGGGGTGGACTTCGCTTGGAAGCGTCGCGGATGGAGTTTGACAAGTGAACTGTTCCTGCGCTGGATCACGGACTTGCAGGGCAATGGAGCGATTGCGAATGACGAGCTCTTCCAGCGTGGGCTGTATGTTGAGGGCGGCAAGTTCCTGATCGCCAAGCAGTTGGATCTGAACCTGCGGTATTCGCGAGTCGACGGTGATTATGGTGCGGCCAACGAGTACGCCGTGGGCATGAACTGGTACCCGTTGTCCAAGCCAAGTTTGAAGGTCACCTTCGACGTGACGCAGCTTGACGGCAGCCCGCTGCAGAACACGGCCAGCGACATTCTGGTCGGTGACAACGGAACCTTGTTCCGAACACAGTTTCAAGCGGAGTTCTGA